A portion of the Nitrospiraceae bacterium genome contains these proteins:
- a CDS encoding DUF3332 family protein produces MRENTIIRRGVALAVITSFMSVTTACYGPFNLTRNVYHWNSEIKGSGEVNEKWMKEFVFFGMIIIPVYMISALLDAFIFNSLQFWTGNNPVKISRGPDGQIEAVQFRDQTIHVAWSDDHRSAAVTYRQDGQVIKTALIVEDGNGYRLTEGSGQSLYRTEEAVDGGLNIVDGECRLVDHVSFDRLQQASIDLARSL; encoded by the coding sequence ATGAGAGAGAACACGATTATACGGAGGGGCGTCGCCCTCGCCGTGATTACGTCGTTCATGAGCGTGACGACGGCGTGTTATGGCCCCTTCAATCTGACCAGAAATGTCTATCATTGGAACAGCGAAATCAAAGGCAGCGGCGAGGTGAATGAAAAATGGATGAAAGAATTTGTGTTCTTCGGGATGATCATCATCCCGGTCTACATGATCTCCGCGCTGCTCGATGCCTTTATTTTCAACTCCCTCCAGTTTTGGACGGGGAACAATCCGGTCAAGATAAGCCGTGGACCGGATGGACAGATTGAAGCAGTCCAATTCCGAGACCAGACCATTCACGTGGCATGGTCAGACGATCACCGGTCAGCAGCAGTGACCTATCGGCAGGATGGGCAGGTCATCAAGACCGCCCTGATCGTGGAGGATGGCAATGGGTACAGACTCACAGAGGGAAGCGGACAGTCACTCTACCGAACCGAAGAAGCGGTCGATGGAGGACTGAACATCGTGGATGGCGAGTGCCGCCTCGTGGACCATGTGTCCTTCGACCGACTCCAGCAGGCATCGATCGACTTGGCACGGTCACTCTAG